The Candidatus Neomarinimicrobiota bacterium genome includes a window with the following:
- a CDS encoding SLBB domain-containing protein: protein MFRKVGQMLIGVAVMASMVVGQTRLFDDRDQAETRPEEKIVPPYQIPVKGTALEHTIVPAEYMVGPGDRFIVSILSSEPYLELVTVAPTGIIVLPGIGAVAAADLTAEDASKRVLAVIKEFYPAYEASCVLYGIREIRVSVSGAVKSPGFHEVTPLSRLTDLLNLAGGIQPNAALHRIQLVRRSEGNQVLDLASYYHDGDLSQNPYLKEGDQVIVPYGDVKGDLVSVRGLAVNPAYYAVKPNETVAYFIKRISTGTQADLTNITLQRLQGHESSVLQVISADQFSTFTLQPGDVVYIDCIASVSVIGEVRKPGQYAFQPGLKAEEYIVLAGGANRDGSLRQMEVIRANDQTLQGKATEVQEGDTIYVPRSFSSVFLGQLGMIQAALTFLNIYLAYLAASAR, encoded by the coding sequence ATGTTTCGAAAAGTAGGACAGATGCTCATAGGTGTGGCGGTTATGGCGAGCATGGTCGTAGGCCAGACCCGGCTGTTTGATGACAGGGACCAGGCCGAAACCAGGCCAGAAGAGAAAATCGTGCCCCCCTATCAGATCCCAGTCAAAGGCACGGCACTCGAACATACCATTGTACCAGCTGAGTATATGGTAGGTCCGGGGGACAGATTTATCGTGTCTATTCTGAGCTCGGAGCCATACTTGGAATTAGTCACGGTAGCCCCTACTGGTATAATCGTCTTGCCCGGCATCGGAGCCGTAGCAGCTGCGGATTTGACCGCCGAGGATGCGAGCAAGCGGGTACTTGCGGTTATTAAGGAGTTTTACCCTGCATATGAAGCCAGCTGTGTTTTATATGGTATCCGTGAAATCCGCGTGAGCGTTTCCGGGGCGGTGAAGAGCCCCGGCTTTCATGAGGTAACCCCGCTATCCCGATTGACGGACTTGCTCAACCTGGCAGGAGGGATTCAGCCAAATGCAGCCCTCCATCGGATTCAATTGGTCCGCCGCTCCGAAGGTAATCAGGTTCTTGACCTGGCCAGCTATTACCATGATGGCGACCTAAGCCAAAATCCGTATTTGAAGGAGGGCGATCAGGTTATTGTACCTTATGGTGATGTGAAGGGAGACTTGGTATCGGTACGCGGACTGGCGGTGAATCCAGCCTATTATGCAGTGAAACCCAACGAGACCGTGGCCTACTTCATTAAAAGAATCTCTACTGGCACCCAGGCTGACTTAACTAATATCACCCTCCAGCGTCTGCAGGGCCATGAATCATCAGTGCTCCAGGTAATCTCGGCTGATCAATTCTCCACTTTCACTCTGCAGCCCGGTGATGTTGTGTATATCGATTGTATCGCGAGTGTTTCAGTGATAGGTGAGGTTCGTAAGCCGGGACAGTACGCCTTTCAGCCCGGGCTGAAAGCCGAAGAGTATATTGTGCTTGCTGGGGGTGCAAATCGTGATGGGTCTTTACGCCAGATGGAAGTCATTAGAGCCAATGATCAAACCCTTCAGGGTAAGGCTACGGAAGTCCAGGAAGGTGATACGATCTATGTACCTAGATCATTCAGCAGTGTATTTCTTGGGCAACTGGGAATGATCCAGGCAGCCCTCACGTTTCTGAATATTTACCTGGCATACCTGGCAGCGAGTGCGAGATGA